In Rissa tridactyla isolate bRisTri1 chromosome 8, bRisTri1.patW.cur.20221130, whole genome shotgun sequence, one genomic interval encodes:
- the ZNF644 gene encoding zinc finger protein 644 isoform X4, producing MDDLEINTEVTGAKEEEEILCDDNFISEEEGGIPKPQESDTSFQKNSTLTLPEELSRDRSEKALSGGQASLFIHTGAPTVSSENFILSRGTAVNGPVSHSTSTKTSIMNKGGVSLTTGQPVGHHTDSCSSLTVVHDLQLPAKSTTQKSNQHPVLFLLPDVAHAKNLTHSIKNLPTSASIGCDSQKSVGNSVDSTLVGQVEVCEDDKNLLVKDDCVDTLTGISSGTGGFRSGCDPSWDPQKEFIQFLMTNEETIEKSPIHCKVGLEKKRKRKMDVSKITRYTEDCFGDTSCIPSKSKLLNVDFLEQNEELQIVEPQKYSLSKVKPESTDEELEAVDAIQQLIYSPSSNCAEDTSPVHTSTFLSNTLKNKCEQNDSESPSTFSTDEPSFYPCTKCNVNFREKKHLHRHMMYHLDGNSHFRHLNVPRPYACRECGRTFRDRNSLLKHMIIHQERRQKLMEEIRELKELQDEGRSARLQCPQCVFGTNCPKTFVQHAKTHEKDKRYYCCEECNFMAVTENELECHRGIAHGAVVKCSIIGSDMSQRKTQKKASLKDPYLGSSKKSSTYMCKMCPFTTSARSILKKHMEYLHPASCIDPFGSHLRLEKRKGGIIEESLDFGSRTKQLIKQSSTFPKNSVLKQDVKRSFGSTSQSSNFAKLHKRPYRIQKARKSVSQSSKLNSAEKKDSYETEDESSWDNVELCDYTTHSVEDESYSDINQEHVNLFPIFKGKMEDHEAGDKSSLSYEQNDGFYFEYYEDAEGSNFLHDLHDPQNLENVGSALPKHNSVFHWTDLSLEKKSCPYCPATFETGVGLSNHVRGHLHRAGLSYEARHVVSPEQIATSDKMQHFKRTGTGTPVKRVRKAIEKSETSSEHTCQLCGGWFDTKIGLSNHVRGHLKRLGKTKWDAHKSPICVLNEMMQNEEKYEKILKALNSRRIIPRPFVAQKFASNDDFLSQNVIPLEAYHNGLKTEDTSVSASEEEGLSFLNECDETKAVLHDGKKNQSLTLIELLKNKRLGEERNPDISPQKIHNQTARKRFVQKCVLPLNEDSPLMYQPQKMDLTMQSGMPVKLRTCVHCNTTFTSAVSLSNHLRAYARKKSAGLLTGTDGDCFFRSLGENNKIQSKESGLGANSMTEVAVCAASTLPNNF from the exons ATGGATGATTTAGAGATAAATACTGAAGTCACTGGTgctaaagaagaagaagaaatcctATGTGATGATAATTTCATATCTGAGGAAGAAGGTGGCATTCCTAAACCACAAGAGAGCGACACCTCATTTCAGAAGAACAGTACATTGACTCTGCCTGAGGAGCTATCAAGGGACAGATCTGAAAAAGCCTTAAGTGGAGGCCAGGCTTCTCTATTTATACACACTGGTGCTCCTACTGTTTCTAGCGAAAACTTTATCTTGTCTAGAGGAACTGCTGTTAATGGACCAGTTTCACACTCCACCTCAACTAAGACTTCCATTATGAATAAAGGCGGTGTTTCATTAACCACTGGACAGCCTGTAGGTCATCACACAGATTCCTGCTCATCTTTGACAGTGGTTCATGATCTTCAGCTGCCTGCAAAGAGTACAACACAGAAATCAAATCAGCacccagttttatttttgttacctgATGTAGCACATGCTAAGAACCTGACTCATTCCATTAAAAATCTACCTACCTCTGCTTCAATTGGTTGTGATTCACAGAAATCAGTAGGAAATAGTGTAGATAGCACTTTAGTAGGCCAAGTAGAAGTTTGTGAGGATGATAAAAATTTACTAGTAAAAGATGATTGTGTCGATACATTAACAGGCATTTCCTCAGGTACAGGTGGTTTCAGATCGGGATGTGATCCCAGCTGGGATCCACAAAAAGAGTTTATACAGTTTCTTATGACAAATGAAGAAACAATAGAAAAGTCCCCCATTCACTGTAAAGTAGGCTTAGAAAAAAAGcgaaaaaggaaaatggatgttAGTAAGATAACACGCTATACTGAAGACTGTTTTGGTGATACCAGTTGTATTCCTAGTAAATCAAAACTATTAAACGTTGACTTCTTAGAGCAGAATGAGGAGCTACAAATAGTAGAACCGCAAAAATATTCATTGAGTAAAGTAAAGCCTGAATCCACAGATGAAGAGCTGGAAGCTGTCGATGCTATCCAGCAGCTCATTTATAGTCCCAGTAGTAACTGTGCAGAAGATACTTCTCCTGTTCACACAAGCACTTTTCTTtccaatactttaaaaaataaatgtgagcAGAATGATTCTGAATCACCATCTACTTTCAGTACTGATGAACCATCATTTTATCCCTGTACAAAGTGCAATGTGAATTTTAGGGAGAAGAAACATCTCCATAGGCATATGATGTACCATTTAGATGGGAACAGTCATTTCCGACATCTCAATGTCCCCAGGCCCTATGCATGTAGGGAATGTGGAAGGACATTTCGAGATCGTAATTCACTTCTTAAGCATATGATAATTCACcaggaaagaaggcagaaacTGATGGAAGAAATCCGTGAGCTGAAAGAACTTCAGGATGAGGGTAGGAGTGCACGGTTACAGTGCCCGCAGTGTGTATTTGGTACCAATTGTCCGAAAACGTTTGTGCAGCATGCAAAGACCcatgaaaaagataaaagatattATTGTTGTGAGGAATGCAATTTCATGGCTGTGACAGAAAATGAACTGGAATGCCATCGAGGGATTGCTCATGGAGCAGTAGTCAAATGTTCAATTATCGGTAGCGACATGTCccagaggaaaacacagaaaaaggcaTCCTTGAAAGATCCGTATTTAGGATCCTCAAAAAAGTCATCGACATATATGTGTAAGATGTGTCCTTTTACTACTTCAGctagaagcattttaaaaaaacacatggaaTATTTGCATCCAGCATCATGCATTGATCCCTTTGGTAGCCATCTTagactagaaaaaagaaaaggcggcATAATAGAAGAATCTTTAGATTTTGGTAGCAGGACAAAACAGTTGATCAAACAATCTTCTACTTTTCCAAAGAACTCTGTTTTAAAACAGGATGTAAAAAGATCATTTGGCTCTACTTCACAGTCCAGTAACTTCGCAAAACTTCACAAGAGACCCTACAGGATACAGAAGGCTCGGAAAAGCGTTTCACAGTCATCT AAACTTAactctgctgaaaaaaaagacagctatgAAACGGAGGATGAAAGTTCGTGGGATAATGTTGAACTATGTGATTACACTACACACTCTGTGGAGGATGAATCTTACAGTGATATTAATCAGGAGCATGTAAACCTATTCCCCATATTCAAAGGTAAAATGGAAGATCATGAAGCTGGTGATAAATCTTCACTTAGTTACGAGCAGAATGATGGCTTTTATTTTGAGTATTATGAAGATGCTGAGGGTAGTAACTTCCTGCATGATTTGCATGATCCTCAGAATTTAGAAAACGTAGGATCAGCATTGCCAAAGCATAATTCAGTTTTCCATTGGACTGATTTGTCACTTGAAAAGAAGTCCTGCCCATACTGTCCAGCAACCTTTGAAACAGGTGTTGGACTGTCCAATCATGTCAGAGGACATCTTCACAGAGCTGGACTAAGCTATGAAGCCCGCCACGTTGTTTCACCAGAACAGATAGCAACAAGTGacaaaatgcaacattttaaaagaactggAACAGGAACTCCTGTTAAACGTGTTAGAAAAG cgATTGAGAAATCTGAAACTTCCTCTGAGCATACGTGTCAGCTCTGTGGAGGCTGGTTCGATACTAAAATTGGATTGTCTAATCATGTGCGAGGACACCTGAAGAGGCTTGGCAAAACCAAGTGGGACGCACACAAGTCTCCGATCTGTGTTCTGAATGAGATGATGCAAAATGAAGAGAAGTATGAAAAAATCCTAAAGGCTTTGAACAGTCGCCGCATTATTCCCAGACCGTTTGTTGCTCAGAAATTTGCATCAAATGATGACTTTTTATCTCAGAATGTTATACCTCTTGAAGCATACCATAATGGCCTAAAGACTGAAGATACATCTGTGTCTGCATCGGAGGAAGAAGGGCTGAGTTTCCTAAATGAATGTGATGAAACAAAAGCAGTACTacatgatgggaaaaaaaatcagtcactcACACTGATAGAACTCCTGAAAAATAAGAGGTTAGGAGAAGAAAGGAATCCTGATATTTCTCCTCAAAAGATTCATAATCAAACTGCAAGAAAGAGGTTTGTTCAGAAATGTGTTCTTCCATTAAATGAAGACAGTCCATTGATGTATCAGCCACAAAAAATGGACTTGACTATGCAGTCAG
- the ZNF644 gene encoding zinc finger protein 644 isoform X5 has translation MDDLEINTEVTGAKEEEEILCDDNFISEEEGGIPKPQESDTSFQKNSTLTLPEELSRDRSEKALSGGQASLFIHTGAPTVSSENFILSRGTAVNGPVSHSTSTKTSIMNKGGVSLTTGQPVGHHTDSCSSLTVVHDLQLPAKSTTQKSNQHPVLFLLPDVAHAKNLTHSIKNLPTSASIGCDSQKSVGNSVDSTLVGQVEVCEDDKNLLVKDDCVDTLTGISSGTGGFRSGCDPSWDPQKEFIQFLMTNEETIEKSPIHCKVGLEKKRKRKMDVSKITRYTEDCFGDTSCIPSKSKLLNVDFLEQNEELQIVEPQKYSLSKVKPESTDEELEAVDAIQQLIYSPSSNCAEDTSPVHTSTFLSNTLKNKCEQNDSESPSTFSTDEPSFYPCTKCNVNFREKKHLHRHMMYHLDGNSHFRHLNVPRPYACRECGRTFRDRNSLLKHMIIHQERRQKLMEEIRELKELQDEGRSARLQCPQCVFGTNCPKTFVQHAKTHEKDKRYYCCEECNFMAVTENELECHRGIAHGAVVKCSIIGSDMSQRKTQKKASLKDPYLGSSKKSSTYMCKMCPFTTSARSILKKHMEYLHPASCIDPFGSHLRLEKRKGGIIEESLDFGSRTKQLIKQSSTFPKNSVLKQDVKRSFGSTSQSSNFAKLHKRPYRIQKARKSVSQSSKLNSAEKKDSYETEDESSWDNVELCDYTTHSVEDESYSDINQEHVNLFPIFKGKMEDHEAGDKSSLSYEQNDGFYFEYYEDAEGSNFLHDLHDPQNLENVGSALPKHNSVFHWTDLSLEKKSCPYCPATFETGVGLSNHVRGHLHRAGLSYEARHVVSPEQIATSDKMQHFKRTGTGTPVKRVRKAIEKSETSSEHTCQLCGGWFDTKIGLSNHVRGHLKRLGKTKWDAHKSPICVLNEMMQNEEKYEKILKALNSRRIIPRPFVAQKFASNDDFLSQNVIPLEAYHNGLKTEDTSVSASEEEGLSFLNECDETKAVLHDGKKNQSLTLIELLKNKRLGEERNPDISPQKIHNQTARKRFVQKCVLPLNEDSPLMYQPQKMDLTMQSGMPVKLRTCVHCNTTFTSAVSLSNHLRAYARKKSAGLLTGTDVIHYDKNDK, from the exons ATGGATGATTTAGAGATAAATACTGAAGTCACTGGTgctaaagaagaagaagaaatcctATGTGATGATAATTTCATATCTGAGGAAGAAGGTGGCATTCCTAAACCACAAGAGAGCGACACCTCATTTCAGAAGAACAGTACATTGACTCTGCCTGAGGAGCTATCAAGGGACAGATCTGAAAAAGCCTTAAGTGGAGGCCAGGCTTCTCTATTTATACACACTGGTGCTCCTACTGTTTCTAGCGAAAACTTTATCTTGTCTAGAGGAACTGCTGTTAATGGACCAGTTTCACACTCCACCTCAACTAAGACTTCCATTATGAATAAAGGCGGTGTTTCATTAACCACTGGACAGCCTGTAGGTCATCACACAGATTCCTGCTCATCTTTGACAGTGGTTCATGATCTTCAGCTGCCTGCAAAGAGTACAACACAGAAATCAAATCAGCacccagttttatttttgttacctgATGTAGCACATGCTAAGAACCTGACTCATTCCATTAAAAATCTACCTACCTCTGCTTCAATTGGTTGTGATTCACAGAAATCAGTAGGAAATAGTGTAGATAGCACTTTAGTAGGCCAAGTAGAAGTTTGTGAGGATGATAAAAATTTACTAGTAAAAGATGATTGTGTCGATACATTAACAGGCATTTCCTCAGGTACAGGTGGTTTCAGATCGGGATGTGATCCCAGCTGGGATCCACAAAAAGAGTTTATACAGTTTCTTATGACAAATGAAGAAACAATAGAAAAGTCCCCCATTCACTGTAAAGTAGGCTTAGAAAAAAAGcgaaaaaggaaaatggatgttAGTAAGATAACACGCTATACTGAAGACTGTTTTGGTGATACCAGTTGTATTCCTAGTAAATCAAAACTATTAAACGTTGACTTCTTAGAGCAGAATGAGGAGCTACAAATAGTAGAACCGCAAAAATATTCATTGAGTAAAGTAAAGCCTGAATCCACAGATGAAGAGCTGGAAGCTGTCGATGCTATCCAGCAGCTCATTTATAGTCCCAGTAGTAACTGTGCAGAAGATACTTCTCCTGTTCACACAAGCACTTTTCTTtccaatactttaaaaaataaatgtgagcAGAATGATTCTGAATCACCATCTACTTTCAGTACTGATGAACCATCATTTTATCCCTGTACAAAGTGCAATGTGAATTTTAGGGAGAAGAAACATCTCCATAGGCATATGATGTACCATTTAGATGGGAACAGTCATTTCCGACATCTCAATGTCCCCAGGCCCTATGCATGTAGGGAATGTGGAAGGACATTTCGAGATCGTAATTCACTTCTTAAGCATATGATAATTCACcaggaaagaaggcagaaacTGATGGAAGAAATCCGTGAGCTGAAAGAACTTCAGGATGAGGGTAGGAGTGCACGGTTACAGTGCCCGCAGTGTGTATTTGGTACCAATTGTCCGAAAACGTTTGTGCAGCATGCAAAGACCcatgaaaaagataaaagatattATTGTTGTGAGGAATGCAATTTCATGGCTGTGACAGAAAATGAACTGGAATGCCATCGAGGGATTGCTCATGGAGCAGTAGTCAAATGTTCAATTATCGGTAGCGACATGTCccagaggaaaacacagaaaaaggcaTCCTTGAAAGATCCGTATTTAGGATCCTCAAAAAAGTCATCGACATATATGTGTAAGATGTGTCCTTTTACTACTTCAGctagaagcattttaaaaaaacacatggaaTATTTGCATCCAGCATCATGCATTGATCCCTTTGGTAGCCATCTTagactagaaaaaagaaaaggcggcATAATAGAAGAATCTTTAGATTTTGGTAGCAGGACAAAACAGTTGATCAAACAATCTTCTACTTTTCCAAAGAACTCTGTTTTAAAACAGGATGTAAAAAGATCATTTGGCTCTACTTCACAGTCCAGTAACTTCGCAAAACTTCACAAGAGACCCTACAGGATACAGAAGGCTCGGAAAAGCGTTTCACAGTCATCT AAACTTAactctgctgaaaaaaaagacagctatgAAACGGAGGATGAAAGTTCGTGGGATAATGTTGAACTATGTGATTACACTACACACTCTGTGGAGGATGAATCTTACAGTGATATTAATCAGGAGCATGTAAACCTATTCCCCATATTCAAAGGTAAAATGGAAGATCATGAAGCTGGTGATAAATCTTCACTTAGTTACGAGCAGAATGATGGCTTTTATTTTGAGTATTATGAAGATGCTGAGGGTAGTAACTTCCTGCATGATTTGCATGATCCTCAGAATTTAGAAAACGTAGGATCAGCATTGCCAAAGCATAATTCAGTTTTCCATTGGACTGATTTGTCACTTGAAAAGAAGTCCTGCCCATACTGTCCAGCAACCTTTGAAACAGGTGTTGGACTGTCCAATCATGTCAGAGGACATCTTCACAGAGCTGGACTAAGCTATGAAGCCCGCCACGTTGTTTCACCAGAACAGATAGCAACAAGTGacaaaatgcaacattttaaaagaactggAACAGGAACTCCTGTTAAACGTGTTAGAAAAG cgATTGAGAAATCTGAAACTTCCTCTGAGCATACGTGTCAGCTCTGTGGAGGCTGGTTCGATACTAAAATTGGATTGTCTAATCATGTGCGAGGACACCTGAAGAGGCTTGGCAAAACCAAGTGGGACGCACACAAGTCTCCGATCTGTGTTCTGAATGAGATGATGCAAAATGAAGAGAAGTATGAAAAAATCCTAAAGGCTTTGAACAGTCGCCGCATTATTCCCAGACCGTTTGTTGCTCAGAAATTTGCATCAAATGATGACTTTTTATCTCAGAATGTTATACCTCTTGAAGCATACCATAATGGCCTAAAGACTGAAGATACATCTGTGTCTGCATCGGAGGAAGAAGGGCTGAGTTTCCTAAATGAATGTGATGAAACAAAAGCAGTACTacatgatgggaaaaaaaatcagtcactcACACTGATAGAACTCCTGAAAAATAAGAGGTTAGGAGAAGAAAGGAATCCTGATATTTCTCCTCAAAAGATTCATAATCAAACTGCAAGAAAGAGGTTTGTTCAGAAATGTGTTCTTCCATTAAATGAAGACAGTCCATTGATGTATCAGCCACAAAAAATGGACTTGACTATGCAGTCAG